From a single Couchioplanes caeruleus genomic region:
- a CDS encoding SAM-dependent methyltransferase, whose product MSGGNGEPGAAGRFDTTVAHPARRYNYWLGGKDHFAADRASGDAIEAAMPSIRLMAIENRRFLGRAVEHLARQGVRQFLDIGTGIPAPDNTHDVAQSIQPATRTVYVDNDPIVLTHSRALVTSGPEGAITYLDADLREPDVILAHPDLHATLDFTEPIALLLVAVLHFIREDEDPQGIVDKLVGALPSGSYVVVSHATWEYQTPEAIAELSANNPGGRFVPRTGERLAELLHGLEFVEPGLVSVSRWRAENEPRPRPSIEDVSCNGVVARVP is encoded by the coding sequence GTGAGCGGCGGCAACGGGGAGCCCGGTGCGGCAGGCCGGTTCGACACGACGGTCGCGCACCCGGCCCGGCGGTACAACTACTGGCTGGGCGGCAAGGACCACTTCGCGGCCGACCGCGCCTCCGGCGACGCCATCGAGGCGGCGATGCCCAGCATCCGGCTGATGGCGATCGAGAACCGGCGGTTCCTGGGCCGGGCCGTGGAACACCTCGCCCGCCAGGGGGTGCGGCAGTTTCTCGACATCGGCACCGGCATCCCCGCGCCCGACAACACCCACGACGTGGCGCAGTCCATCCAGCCCGCCACCCGGACGGTGTACGTCGACAACGACCCGATCGTGCTGACCCACTCGCGGGCGCTCGTCACCAGCGGCCCGGAGGGTGCGATCACCTACCTCGACGCGGACCTGCGCGAGCCGGACGTCATCCTGGCCCACCCCGACCTGCACGCCACCCTCGACTTCACCGAGCCCATCGCGCTGCTCCTGGTCGCGGTGCTGCACTTCATCCGCGAGGACGAGGACCCGCAGGGCATCGTCGACAAGCTCGTCGGCGCCCTGCCCTCCGGCAGCTACGTCGTCGTGTCGCACGCCACCTGGGAATACCAGACCCCGGAGGCGATCGCCGAGCTGTCGGCCAACAACCCGGGCGGGCGCTTCGTGCCGCGCACCGGTGAGCGGCTCGCGGAGCTGCTGCACGGCCTCGAGTTCGTGGAGCCGGGCCTGGTGTCGGTGTCCCGCTGGCGCGCGGAGAACGAACCGCGGCCACGGCCGTCCATCGAGGACGTCTCCTGCAACGGCGTGGTGGCCCGGGTCCCCTGA
- a CDS encoding GNAT family N-acetyltransferase — translation MIELPRIRIVQLSVTALEALSRQDLAAAQAAAPVPLSAWLAGPDNSGLWLRRHRQVVADQEEAAWVTGVVWDEEAGRAVGRAGYHGRPEEGLVEIGYAVDPAYRRRGYGGAALAALLERAAREPEVRTVRLSIRPDNVPSLALAARHGFRQVGDQWDDEDGLELVFERPALARGTLGIGH, via the coding sequence GTGATCGAGCTTCCCCGCATCCGCATCGTCCAGCTGAGCGTCACCGCCCTCGAGGCACTGAGCCGCCAGGATCTCGCCGCCGCGCAGGCCGCCGCGCCCGTACCGCTCAGCGCCTGGCTGGCCGGGCCCGACAACAGCGGCCTGTGGCTGCGGCGGCACCGTCAGGTCGTGGCGGATCAGGAAGAGGCCGCGTGGGTCACGGGCGTGGTCTGGGACGAGGAGGCCGGGCGGGCCGTCGGCCGGGCCGGGTACCACGGGCGGCCCGAGGAGGGGCTGGTCGAGATCGGGTACGCCGTCGACCCCGCGTACCGCCGCCGCGGCTACGGCGGTGCCGCCCTGGCCGCCCTGCTGGAGCGGGCGGCCCGGGAACCGGAGGTCCGCACGGTCCGGCTGTCGATCCGGCCCGACAACGTGCCGTCGCTGGCCCTCGCCGCCCGGCACGGCTTCCGGCAGGTGGGCGACCAGTGGGACGACGAGGACGGCCTCGAGCTCGTCTTCGAACGGCCCGCCCTCGCCCGAGGGACCCTGGGGATCGGTCATTAG